From Roseburia hominis, the proteins below share one genomic window:
- a CDS encoding nicotinate phosphoribosyltransferase, giving the protein MNTFNRNLTLLTDLYELTMMQGYFEKQENEVVIFDVFFRSNPCGSGYSIAAGLDQVIEYIKNLNFSYDDVDYLRGLGIFSEDFLQYLSGYHFTGSIYAIPEGSVVFPREPLLKVIAPIMEAQLVETAILNIINHQSLIATKASRVVYAANGGGVMEFGLRRAQGPDAGLYGARAAMIAGCVGTSNVLAGQLFDVPVMGTHAHSWIMSFPDEYTAFKAYADLYPEGCTLLVDTYDTLKSGVPNAIRVFDEMKAKGVSPRKLGIRLDSGDLAYLSKKARKMLDAAGHTDAIICASNDLDEYLIHDLQMQGAAIDSWGVGTNLITSKDCPAFGGVYKLAAVQDANGEFVPKIKLSENTEKITNPGNKTIYRIYEKENGKVKADLICFADEVLNPEEDLLLFDPIETWKKTKMKGGTYTVREMMQPIFINGECVYQSPSVKEIAAYCTKEKDTLWDETKRLFYPHQVYIDLSEKLYEVKKSLLDEMSKTD; this is encoded by the coding sequence ATGAATACCTTTAACAGAAATCTTACACTTTTAACGGACCTGTATGAGCTGACTATGATGCAGGGTTATTTTGAAAAGCAGGAGAATGAAGTCGTAATCTTCGACGTTTTTTTCCGGTCCAACCCCTGCGGTTCCGGCTATTCCATCGCCGCGGGCTTAGATCAGGTAATCGAATATATCAAGAACCTGAATTTCAGTTATGATGATGTGGACTATCTGCGGGGACTTGGTATCTTCTCCGAAGATTTTCTTCAGTATTTGAGCGGATATCATTTTACCGGAAGTATTTACGCCATTCCGGAAGGAAGCGTCGTCTTTCCGCGGGAACCGCTTCTTAAGGTCATCGCGCCGATCATGGAAGCGCAGCTTGTGGAGACCGCTATTTTAAATATTATCAACCACCAGTCCCTGATCGCCACCAAAGCGTCCAGAGTCGTTTACGCGGCGAATGGCGGCGGAGTCATGGAATTTGGTCTTAGACGCGCGCAGGGACCGGACGCAGGCCTTTACGGCGCCAGAGCAGCTATGATCGCAGGGTGCGTGGGAACCTCCAATGTGCTGGCCGGACAGTTATTTGACGTCCCGGTGATGGGAACGCACGCCCATAGCTGGATCATGAGCTTCCCGGATGAATATACTGCGTTTAAAGCCTATGCGGACTTATATCCGGAGGGCTGCACGCTGCTTGTCGATACCTATGATACCCTGAAATCCGGCGTTCCGAACGCCATCCGCGTATTTGATGAGATGAAGGCAAAGGGCGTAAGTCCAAGAAAACTCGGCATCAGGCTGGACAGCGGGGACCTGGCATACCTTTCCAAGAAGGCGCGTAAGATGCTAGATGCGGCGGGACATACCGACGCGATCATCTGCGCCTCCAATGATCTGGACGAATACCTGATCCATGACCTGCAGATGCAGGGCGCAGCCATCGATTCCTGGGGCGTGGGCACGAACCTGATCACCTCCAAAGACTGTCCTGCATTCGGCGGCGTATACAAACTGGCCGCAGTCCAGGATGCAAATGGAGAATTTGTCCCAAAAATCAAGCTGTCTGAAAATACAGAGAAGATCACCAACCCTGGCAACAAGACCATTTACCGTATTTATGAAAAAGAAAACGGCAAAGTCAAGGCCGATCTGATCTGTTTCGCCGACGAGGTACTGAATCCGGAAGAGGATCTGCTGCTCTTTGATCCGATCGAGACCTGGAAAAAGACCAAGATGAAGGGCGGCACCTACACCGTGCGCGAGATGATGCAGCCGATTTTTATAAATGGAGAGTGCGTATACCAGTCGCCCAGCGTAAAAGAGATCGCCGCTTACTGCACCAAGGAAAAAGACACCCTTTGGGACGAGACAAAACGTCTTTTCTATCCGCATCAGGTATATATTGATTTATCCGAAAAATTGTATGAAGTAAAGAAATCATTGTTGGATGAGATGAGCAAGACAGATTAG
- the murF gene encoding UDP-N-acetylmuramoyl-tripeptide--D-alanyl-D-alanine ligase: protein MKNMTLLNIVAACQGTYCGDNSLLDQEITGVAIDSRKAGAGFLFVPIKGARVDGHTFIPQVMEKGALATLSQEDLGETDYPYIRVASCEKALQRLAAFYRNSLDIKVVGITGSVGKTSTKEMIASVLSQKYHVLKTEGNYNNEIGLPLTIFNIREEHEVAVLEMGIDHFGEMHHLASMSQPDICVITNIGLAHVENLGSRDGILQAKTEVFEHLKPGASVILNGDDDKLSTITEVQGKKPIFFGMSDQHCAYADQIQNLGLKGTSCTLHLADMDLQVHIPVPGNHMIYNALAGACCGAALGLTAEEITRGIETMKTIAGRTNLIETDSFLIIDDCYNANPVSMKSSLDVLAYGLGRTVAVMGDMFELGPKERELHYNTGAYAAQKGIDVICCIGDLSKDAYEGAKALAKDSAVLYFETRDDFLDKIKNVVRKGDTILVKASNGMKFPAIVECLKNMSLR, encoded by the coding sequence ATGAAAAATATGACATTATTAAACATCGTCGCAGCATGTCAGGGTACATACTGTGGCGACAACAGCCTGTTAGATCAGGAGATTACAGGAGTTGCGATTGACAGCCGTAAAGCGGGAGCCGGTTTTTTATTCGTACCGATCAAAGGTGCCAGAGTCGACGGCCATACCTTTATTCCTCAGGTGATGGAAAAAGGTGCGCTTGCGACACTGTCCCAGGAAGACTTAGGCGAAACGGACTATCCCTATATCCGGGTCGCTTCCTGCGAGAAGGCGCTGCAAAGGCTGGCCGCATTTTATAGAAATTCCCTTGATATCAAGGTCGTTGGAATTACCGGAAGTGTGGGAAAAACCAGCACAAAGGAGATGATCGCTTCTGTCCTGTCACAGAAGTATCATGTCCTGAAAACGGAGGGCAACTACAACAACGAGATTGGCCTTCCCCTCACTATTTTCAATATCCGCGAGGAACATGAGGTTGCCGTTCTGGAAATGGGAATCGACCATTTTGGCGAGATGCATCACCTCGCATCTATGAGCCAGCCCGACATATGCGTAATCACCAACATCGGCCTGGCACATGTGGAGAACCTGGGAAGCCGGGACGGCATCTTACAGGCAAAGACCGAAGTATTTGAACACTTAAAGCCCGGCGCATCTGTGATCCTGAACGGAGATGACGACAAGCTGTCCACCATCACCGAGGTCCAGGGAAAAAAGCCAATCTTCTTTGGCATGTCCGACCAGCACTGCGCCTACGCGGATCAGATTCAGAATCTGGGACTTAAGGGAACTTCCTGTACTCTGCACCTTGCTGATATGGATCTGCAGGTACATATCCCTGTCCCCGGAAATCATATGATCTACAACGCCCTTGCGGGCGCCTGCTGCGGGGCGGCACTTGGCCTCACTGCCGAAGAAATCACCCGTGGCATCGAAACCATGAAGACCATCGCCGGTAGGACCAATCTGATCGAGACGGACTCTTTCCTGATTATCGACGACTGCTATAACGCGAACCCGGTCTCCATGAAAAGCTCTCTGGACGTGCTTGCCTATGGCCTGGGGCGCACCGTTGCCGTTATGGGTGACATGTTCGAGCTGGGGCCCAAGGAGCGGGAGTTGCACTACAACACAGGGGCCTACGCCGCGCAAAAAGGTATTGATGTGATCTGCTGTATTGGAGACTTATCTAAAGATGCTTATGAGGGCGCAAAGGCATTGGCTAAAGACAGCGCTGTTCTTTATTTTGAGACCCGCGATGATTTTCTGGATAAGATTAAAAATGTGGTTCGAAAAGGGGACACGATTCTGGTGAAAGCTTCGAATGGCATGAAGTTTCCTGCGATTGTGGAATGTTTGAAGAATATGTCTCTGCGATAA
- a CDS encoding protease complex subunit PrcB family protein produces the protein MKQTGFVLAAVILAVLLSGCSVQKKQKEGRKPIEYTIIEDDEVPEGFQNMIEEESHTLMCLTWEDEDGIYIARGYGEQETSGYSIEVKECSMQEGIIYIHTSLIGPAKDEKISDTPTCPYIVLRVQEKEKDVVFE, from the coding sequence ATGAAGCAGACAGGTTTTGTGCTGGCAGCAGTTATTTTAGCAGTGCTTCTTTCGGGGTGCAGTGTGCAGAAAAAGCAGAAGGAGGGAAGAAAGCCCATAGAATACACCATCATCGAGGACGATGAAGTGCCGGAAGGATTTCAGAACATGATTGAGGAAGAGAGCCATACTTTGATGTGTCTGACCTGGGAGGACGAGGACGGCATATATATTGCCAGGGGCTATGGCGAACAGGAAACCAGTGGATATAGCATTGAGGTCAAAGAATGTTCGATGCAGGAAGGGATTATTTACATACATACATCTTTGATTGGACCGGCAAAAGACGAAAAGATCAGCGATACACCCACATGCCCCTATATCGTTTTGAGGGTGCAGGAAAAAGAGAAGGACGTCGTGTTTGAATGA
- a CDS encoding lysophospholipid acyltransferase family protein, giving the protein MIRIILVALFLFSFLILSIPVLFIEWIIGLISPGKKDLSSLRIVQWAFKVILKITGVKVTVIGEENVPDEPVLFIGNHRSYFDILLTYSRCRRLTGYVAKKEMERYPLLSNWMRYLYCLFLDRKDMREGLKTILTAIDYVKKGISICIFPEGTRNTGEELTMLPFKDGALKIAEKSGCAIIPISMNNTAEIFENHLPFIKKTHVVLEYGKPIYPKELDKETRKHLGQYCQNLILETIKKNAELV; this is encoded by the coding sequence ATGATACGTATTATCTTAGTCGCACTATTTTTATTTTCATTTCTTATCCTGTCCATTCCTGTTCTGTTCATCGAATGGATCATCGGCCTTATAAGCCCCGGGAAGAAGGACTTAAGCTCCCTGCGCATCGTGCAGTGGGCGTTTAAGGTCATTCTCAAGATTACCGGCGTGAAGGTGACGGTCATTGGCGAGGAGAATGTCCCCGACGAACCGGTCCTGTTCATTGGAAATCACCGGAGCTATTTTGATATTCTGCTGACATATTCCCGCTGCAGGCGCCTGACCGGATATGTAGCAAAGAAAGAGATGGAACGTTATCCTCTCCTTTCCAACTGGATGCGTTATCTGTACTGCCTTTTCCTCGATAGAAAAGATATGAGAGAAGGTCTTAAGACCATACTCACCGCCATCGATTATGTGAAAAAGGGAATTTCGATCTGCATTTTCCCCGAGGGGACACGTAACACCGGCGAAGAGCTTACCATGCTGCCATTTAAAGACGGCGCCCTGAAGATTGCGGAGAAGTCCGGTTGCGCTATTATTCCGATCAGCATGAATAATACCGCCGAGATTTTTGAAAATCATCTGCCGTTCATCAAAAAGACGCATGTGGTTCTGGAATATGGGAAACCTATCTATCCAAAAGAACTGGACAAAGAGACGCGCAAACACTTAGGGCAGTACTGCCAGAATCTGATTCTGGAGACAATCAAGAAAAATGCTGAGCTGGTATAA
- a CDS encoding D-alanine--D-alanine ligase, which translates to MKIIVLAGGLSTERDVSLTSGAGICRTLRERGHKAVLLDVFLGLPDAPENLEDVFEMPDGNLSIAEGIKTTEPDLAAVKASRADQSDCFLGPNVIELCRMADIAFLGLHGGVGEDGRLQAAFDILGIRYTGPDSLGNALAMDKSVTKQIFQKNHIPTPEGTWLYKKSKDKPLSEFGLSLPVVVKPCCGGSSIGVYICHTQEEYQNAIRESFKTETCVIIEKYIKGREFACGIIDGKALPVIEIIPKSGFFDYANKYQAGCTEEICPANIPDEISARMRKATEHAFRALKLNVYSRADFLLDDEGNIYCLEVNTLPGMTAASLLPKEAAAAGIEYGELCELIIEKSMEARYRS; encoded by the coding sequence ATGAAGATTATCGTTTTAGCCGGCGGGCTGAGCACGGAGCGGGACGTTTCCTTAACTTCGGGCGCAGGAATCTGCCGTACTTTAAGAGAACGTGGGCACAAAGCTGTCCTTCTGGACGTATTTCTGGGACTTCCCGATGCCCCTGAGAATCTGGAAGACGTGTTCGAGATGCCGGACGGCAACCTTTCGATCGCAGAGGGAATCAAAACGACCGAGCCGGATCTTGCGGCTGTAAAAGCGTCCCGTGCGGACCAGTCAGATTGTTTTCTCGGGCCAAATGTCATCGAGCTTTGCCGCATGGCAGACATCGCCTTTCTCGGCCTCCACGGAGGCGTCGGCGAAGACGGACGGCTCCAGGCCGCCTTTGACATTCTGGGAATCCGCTACACCGGCCCGGATTCTCTGGGAAATGCACTGGCCATGGACAAAAGCGTGACCAAACAGATTTTCCAGAAGAACCATATCCCGACTCCGGAGGGCACCTGGTTATATAAGAAATCCAAGGATAAGCCGCTCTCCGAATTCGGGCTTTCCCTGCCGGTCGTTGTAAAGCCCTGCTGCGGTGGCTCCAGTATCGGCGTCTATATCTGCCATACCCAGGAGGAATATCAGAATGCTATCCGTGAATCCTTCAAGACCGAGACCTGTGTCATCATTGAAAAATATATCAAAGGCCGCGAATTTGCCTGCGGAATTATCGATGGGAAGGCACTTCCTGTCATTGAGATCATTCCGAAGAGCGGATTTTTTGACTACGCCAACAAATATCAGGCCGGCTGTACGGAAGAGATCTGCCCGGCAAATATTCCTGATGAGATTTCTGCCCGCATGAGAAAGGCTACGGAACATGCATTCCGCGCATTAAAGCTGAATGTCTATTCCCGTGCGGATTTCCTTCTGGACGATGAGGGAAATATCTACTGTCTCGAGGTCAACACCCTTCCCGGCATGACCGCTGCCAGCCTGCTTCCGAAGGAGGCTGCCGCTGCCGGAATCGAGTATGGCGAATTATGTGAGCTGATTATCGAAAAATCTATGGAAGCAAGGTACCGCTCATGA